The DNA window ATCTTCCCTGATCTACCCGATGTTTGTGCAGGAAGGTACCGGAAGAGAGGACGAGATCCCGTCGATGCCGGGACAGTTCCGTTACACACTGGATCGTCTGCCATATGAACTGGAGCGTCTGGCAAAAGCAGGCGTGGGAAGCGTAATGCTTTTTGGTATCCCGGATCATAAAGACGAGATCGCAAGCCAGGCATACGCCCAGGACGGTATCGTACAGCGCGCTCTGCAGGTGGGAAAAGAAAAATTCCCGGAACTGTATTATATTACCGATGTGTGCCTGTGCGAGTACACCAGTCATGGTCACTGCGGCATGCTCTGCGGTCATGAAGTGGAAAATGACAGCACCCTGGATCTGCTGGCAAAGACAGCTCTGTCCCATGTGCAGGCAGGTGCGGACATGGTAGCACCTTCCGATATGATGGACGGTCGTGTGCTGGCAATCCGCAACATGTTAGACAAAAACGGTCACAAAGAGACCCCGATCATGTCCTATGCGGTAAAATACGCATCTGCTTTCTACGGTCCGTTCCGTGAGGCGGCAGATTCTGCTCCGGCATTCGGAGACAGAAAGAGTTATCAGATGGATCCGCACAACAGCCGCGAAGGTGTGAAAGAAGCCCTTCTCGATGTGGATGAGGGAGCCGATATCATCATGGTAAAACCGGCGATGTCTTATCTGGATATGATCACAAAAGTAAAAGAAGTGACGAATGTTCCGGTAGCAGCCTACAGCGTCAGCGGAGAATACGCGATGGTGAAAGCAGCTGCACAGAAAGGCTGGATCGATGAAGAGAGGATCATGTGTGAGATGGCAGTGAGCACCTATCGCGCCGGCGCACAGATTTATCTGACTTATTATGCAAAAGAACTGGCAAAATGTATGGACGAAGGGAGGATCGGATAATGAGCAGATCAGACGAATTATTTGAAAGAGCAGTGAAAGTTATTCCGGGAGGCGTCAACAGCCCGGTACGTGCCTACGGCTCTGTGGGAATGACCCCGCGGTTTATCGAGGGAGCCACAGGTCCGTATGTGGTAGATGCAGACAGCAAGAGATATATCGATTATATCAGTTCCTGGGGACCGATGATCCTTGGTCATAACAACCCGGAAGTCCGGAACGCCGTGATCCGCAAAGCAGAAAGCGGTCTGAGCTTCGGTGCGGCTACCGAGAGCGAGGTGGAGATGGCAGAATTTATATGTGAAAATATTCCGTCTATCGAGATGATCCGTATGGTAAACTCCGGAACAGAAGCCGTGATGAGCGCGATCCGTGCCGCCAGAGGATATACCGGAAGAAATAAAATCGTCAAATTCGCCGGATGCTATCACGGACATTCCGATGCCCTGTTGGTAAAAGCCGGTTCCGGTGTGATGACCGCGGGAATCCCGGACAGTGCCGGTGTACCTGCGGGAGCAACCCAGGATACCCTGACTGCTGTATACAACAATCTTGAAAGCGTCAAGATGCTCTTTGAAGAGAATGAAGGACAGATCGCAGCCGTGATCGTAGAGCCGGTAGCTGCCAACATGGGTGTGGTACTTCCGAAAGAAGGCTTCTTAAAAGGTCTTCGGGAACTCTGCACAAAAAATGGTACGGTTCTGATCTTTGACGAGGTTATCACAGGCTTCCGTCTGGCATTCGGCGGTGCACAGGAACGCTTTGGTATCGAGGCGGATCTGGTGACTTACGGAAAAATCATCGGTGCCGGTATGCCGGTCGGTGCCTTTGGCGGAAAACGGGAGATCATGGAAGTGATCGCACCGGTCGGTCATGTATACCAGGCAGGAACCCTGAGCGGTAATCCGGTGGCTATGGCAGCAGGACTGACGCAGTTAAAAATCTTGAAAGATCATCCGGAAATCTACACCAACATGAGCCATATGGGTGACAAGCTGTATGAAGGCATGAAAGAACTGGTGAAAAAATACGGAAAACCGTGGAAAGTCAACCATATCTGTTCTCTGGGATGCATCTATTTCACCGATCAGGATGTGGAAAATTATGAAGATGCGAAGACTTCCGATACCGAAGAATTTGCCCGTTACTTCCGCTATATGCTGGAGCATGGGGTACATCTTGGACCGTCTCAGTTCGAGGCAATGTTCTTATCCAATGCGCATACCGAAGAGACAACCAAAGAGACTCTGGATATCTTTGAGGGATTCCTGAAAGCGGAGTAATTTTAAGAGGATAATAAATGAAAAGTGAATGGATGATAACCCTGCTCACGGCAGGGGGCATCCTGATCCTGTGCACTGCCATGATCATCTGGGATAAGATCCGGCAGCGCAAATGGTTTCTGCGGCACTTAAAACAGCGCTGGGGAACCATACCGGATCGGGAATATACCCAGGAGGAACTTGAGAGCATTTCCCATTATGCCAGACGGCATGAGGGCGAACCGTTTATGATCGATGACATCACCTGGAACGATCTGCAGATGGACGAAATTTTTATACGCATGAACAATACACTATCGTCCTGCGGAGAAGATGTCCTCTATCAGATGCTGCGTCAGCCACAGATGCACCGGGAAGTGCTTGAGGAGAGAGAACGACTGATTGCGTATTTTCAGACACATGAAGAGGAGCGGATCCAGGTACTCACCCGGGTAAAGGAAGTCAAAAAGATCTGGAAAATGTCGATTGCAGATTACATCGATGCACTGAAAGACGTGGATCGCACCGGAAGAGCAAAATATCCCATGCTTGCGGGACTTTCGGTCGCAGCGATCATCGCTACGTTAATAAAACCGATTCCCTGTATGTTTCTGCTGCTCCTGATGCTCTGTGTCAGTGCGGTGGTTCATACAAGAGATTCCAAAAAGATCGAACCGTATCTGAACTGCTTCGTCTGCATCCTGCGCCTTCTGCGGGCGGCGGATCAGTTTGAAAAACTGGACAATCCGGTGATCCAG is part of the Blautia faecicola genome and encodes:
- the hemB gene encoding porphobilinogen synthase; translated protein: MDMIKRPRRLRGGETIRKMIRETRMDKSSLIYPMFVQEGTGREDEIPSMPGQFRYTLDRLPYELERLAKAGVGSVMLFGIPDHKDEIASQAYAQDGIVQRALQVGKEKFPELYYITDVCLCEYTSHGHCGMLCGHEVENDSTLDLLAKTALSHVQAGADMVAPSDMMDGRVLAIRNMLDKNGHKETPIMSYAVKYASAFYGPFREAADSAPAFGDRKSYQMDPHNSREGVKEALLDVDEGADIIMVKPAMSYLDMITKVKEVTNVPVAAYSVSGEYAMVKAAAQKGWIDEERIMCEMAVSTYRAGAQIYLTYYAKELAKCMDEGRIG
- the hemL gene encoding glutamate-1-semialdehyde 2,1-aminomutase produces the protein MSRSDELFERAVKVIPGGVNSPVRAYGSVGMTPRFIEGATGPYVVDADSKRYIDYISSWGPMILGHNNPEVRNAVIRKAESGLSFGAATESEVEMAEFICENIPSIEMIRMVNSGTEAVMSAIRAARGYTGRNKIVKFAGCYHGHSDALLVKAGSGVMTAGIPDSAGVPAGATQDTLTAVYNNLESVKMLFEENEGQIAAVIVEPVAANMGVVLPKEGFLKGLRELCTKNGTVLIFDEVITGFRLAFGGAQERFGIEADLVTYGKIIGAGMPVGAFGGKREIMEVIAPVGHVYQAGTLSGNPVAMAAGLTQLKILKDHPEIYTNMSHMGDKLYEGMKELVKKYGKPWKVNHICSLGCIYFTDQDVENYEDAKTSDTEEFARYFRYMLEHGVHLGPSQFEAMFLSNAHTEETTKETLDIFEGFLKAE